The proteins below come from a single Chryseobacterium capnotolerans genomic window:
- a CDS encoding DUF2797 domain-containing protein, giving the protein MQFQGQILKMISYDAKPIQYYLNLSGDLIHINELLGKELSIKHVGFQCVNCGENKPIYRMGFCKNCFFESPYASDTIIRPELSTAHLGVAERDLEVEKEIQLQPHTVYLAYTGDVKVGVTRNTQIPTRWIDQGATFALPIARTENRYEAGMIEVALKEHLADKTNWRKMLQDDFEGEIDLADFRQKIKEHFPEDFQQFYSDGEELWAFDYPFEKPEKVTSFTLDKKPEFTGRLTGIKGQYLGFEGGNFINVRGHEGYVIELEIKN; this is encoded by the coding sequence ATGCAGTTTCAAGGGCAAATTTTAAAAATGATAAGCTACGATGCTAAACCTATCCAGTACTATCTGAATCTTTCAGGAGATTTGATTCATATCAATGAGTTGTTGGGAAAAGAATTAAGCATTAAGCATGTAGGGTTTCAATGTGTAAACTGTGGTGAAAATAAACCTATCTATAGAATGGGCTTCTGTAAAAACTGTTTTTTTGAAAGTCCTTATGCTAGTGATACGATTATCCGTCCGGAACTTTCTACAGCTCATCTAGGGGTGGCGGAACGTGATCTGGAAGTAGAAAAAGAAATTCAGCTTCAGCCTCATACAGTGTATCTGGCCTATACTGGAGATGTAAAAGTTGGGGTAACAAGAAATACTCAGATTCCTACAAGATGGATCGATCAGGGAGCTACTTTTGCACTGCCTATCGCAAGAACAGAAAACCGTTATGAAGCGGGAATGATAGAGGTTGCCCTAAAAGAACATCTTGCTGATAAAACAAACTGGAGAAAGATGCTTCAGGATGATTTTGAAGGTGAGATAGATCTTGCAGATTTCAGACAAAAGATCAAAGAACATTTCCCAGAAGATTTCCAGCAGTTTTACAGTGACGGAGAAGAACTTTGGGCATTTGATTATCCTTTTGAAAAACCGGAGAAAGTAACCTCATTTACTTTAGATAAAAAACCGGAATTTACAGGAAGACTTACAGGGATCAAAGGACAATATCTTGGATTTGAAGGCGGGAACTTTATCAATGTAAGAGGACATGAAGGATATGTGATAGAGCTGGAAATTAAAAATTAA
- a CDS encoding DUF389 domain-containing protein produces MINLQKLFVIPKEEDEEFTFGEIEEGIYFRGHNLWLLVISMGIACIGLNVNSPAAVIGAMLISPLMGPIVGIAFGFSIGNRRLIRLGIFNWLLMIVVAICSSTLYFLVSPFHSETSQLESFKTATIFDCFLALLGGLAWFLGIIRKEAIKVIAGVAVSTACIPPLCTAGFGIANGNWDYFWGGFYFYLINCFFIAVGTWILSLVLGYQKYYREKNSNNRKASVWISLLSVIILIPSILLTKKKWEKETLKERSEKYIRIIRESHPELAIIHHESFKEKGQDFLKITLLNDSVTISKKRLDEHNGLIKDIHLIWQYSPQSKNINDPELQRLQSQITALKKELDQMKLQNKIK; encoded by the coding sequence ATGATAAATCTTCAAAAGTTATTTGTAATTCCTAAGGAGGAAGATGAAGAATTTACATTCGGTGAGATAGAGGAAGGAATTTATTTCCGAGGCCACAATCTTTGGCTCTTGGTAATCTCTATGGGTATAGCTTGTATTGGATTAAATGTTAATAGCCCGGCTGCCGTAATAGGAGCAATGCTTATTTCCCCGTTGATGGGTCCTATTGTTGGAATTGCATTTGGGTTTTCTATAGGAAACAGAAGGCTTATAAGACTTGGTATTTTTAACTGGCTACTGATGATAGTGGTGGCTATTTGTTCTTCCACATTATACTTTCTGGTTTCCCCATTTCATTCTGAAACTTCACAGTTGGAAAGCTTTAAAACGGCTACTATTTTTGACTGCTTTTTAGCACTGCTTGGAGGATTGGCTTGGTTTCTGGGGATTATAAGGAAAGAAGCAATCAAGGTTATTGCAGGGGTGGCTGTTTCCACAGCGTGTATTCCTCCTCTGTGCACTGCAGGATTTGGTATTGCCAATGGAAATTGGGACTATTTTTGGGGAGGTTTTTATTTTTATCTTATCAATTGTTTTTTTATAGCGGTAGGAACCTGGATATTAAGCCTCGTGCTGGGATATCAGAAATATTATAGAGAAAAAAACAGTAATAATCGTAAAGCCTCCGTATGGATTAGTTTACTTTCCGTTATTATCCTGATTCCAAGTATCCTGCTTACCAAAAAGAAGTGGGAGAAAGAAACATTGAAAGAGAGATCAGAGAAATATATCAGAATTATTAGGGAAAGCCATCCGGAGCTGGCTATTATTCATCATGAGTCATTTAAAGAAAAGGGGCAGGATTTTTTAAAAATTACCCTTTTGAATGATAGTGTTACCATCAGCAAAAAAAGACTGGATGAGCATAATGGATTAATAAAGGATATTCATCTAATATGGCAGTATTCACCTCAGTCAAAAAATATAAATGATCCGGAATTGCAAAGGCTTCAAAGTCAGATAACTGCTTTGAAAAAGGAACTAGACCAGATGAAATTGCAAAACAAGATCAAATAA